Within the Candidatus Binataceae bacterium genome, the region GAACTTGCTCGGGCGGCGAAACGGAAGTTCGTACTTCTCGCACAGCCGCTCCATATCGCGCCACATGTAGCGGCCCTTCAACGGATAAATGTTGAACGGCGAATCGCCCCATCCCTGGGACACGAAAATCGGGCCGAGCAAAAACGGACGCCACCGCAGGGGCACGCCGGCTGCCGCCGCCAGGCGCTCGATTCGCGAAGCGGCGGGGTACGAATACGTGCTTGCGAACTCGAACCAGAATTCCAGCGGTTCCCGCTCCATGGCAGCACCCAAGCCGGGCATTCGACGGACTTTGCCGGACCATAGCGAATCCGCCGCGCGATGGGAACGCGCGCCGGGCGATAGCCCGCGATCGAGACGGCTGGCGGCGCGTGCGCCGGAGCCATAAAATGACGCCGGCGGGTCCGGCAGAACCGGCCGTTGGGGGGCGATGGAGCAGGTTCCTTCGATTATTGGCGACGTAGCCGCGCTGGCTCTGGGAGCCTGCGTGGGCAGTTTTGCGGTGACGGTCGCCTACCGCCTGCCGCGCGACATCTCGATCGCGGCTCCGCGATCGTTCTGCGAAAACTGCGAGCGCCCGATTCCCTGGTGGGCCAACATCCCGATCTTCTCCTATCTCGCCTCGCGCGGGCGCTGCGTGATGTGCGGCGCGCCGATTCGCGCGCGCCATCCCGCAGGCGAGCTTGCGCTGGCGCTGGCCGCGCTCCTGCTGTACGTCAATTTCCCGTTGGGCAACGCTATTTCGCGCTTCATCTTCGTCACCGCACTGCTCATCGCCTCCCTGGTCGATTACGATTGGCGGCTCATCCCCAACCTGATCACATTTCCCGGGGTGCCGGTGGGATTTGCGCTGACGACGCTGTTCATACCCGAGGTTGGATGGAAAAATTCGCTCATCGGGATAGCCGCCGGCGGCGGAGTCCTGTTTTTGACCGGCTATGTTTACCAACTCGTGCGCGGAAAGGAGGGCGTCGGCCTCGGTGACGTCTTCCTGCTCGCGATGGTCGGGGCGTTTATCGGATGGCAGGGCGTGCTGTTCACGCTGTTTTTCGGCGCGCTGCTGGGATCGTTCGGCGGGCTCGCGGTAGGATTGTTTGGAACTCCCACCGGTCCGCCCGAATTGCCGCCCGGGATGCGCGAAACCGCCGCCGCTCCTCCCGCTCCTGCGATGACCGGCGCGGCGGGCGGGGCCGACAGGGTGGCAGCGTCGATCGGCGCTGAGGCGCCTGACAGCGCGGCCGCGGAAAACGAGGAACACGCGCTGCTCGCGACCGCCGTTCCGTTCGGTCCCTTCCTGTCGCTGGCGGCCGGTTTTTACACGCTCCTTCAACCGCAGCTGACAAGCTGGTATCTATCGCGCTGATGGCGGCCGGTATCTTCATCACGCTCGAAGGCGTCGAGGGTTCGGGCAAGACGACACAGGCGGCGATCCTGGCCGACGAACTGCGCCGGCGCGGCCGGCGCGTGACGCTCACGCGCGAGCCCGGCGGGACGCGCGCGGGCGAAGCGATTCGCGCAATCTTCCTTGATCCGGCGATCTCGCTCGGAGTCGCCTCCGAGCTTCTGCTGGTCCTGGCTGACCGCGCGCAGCACGTGCGCGAAAAGCTCCGCCCTGCTCTGGAAGCGGGCGAGATCGTTATCTCCGACCGCTACTCCGACTCGACCACCGCTTACCAGGGGTACGGCCGCGGCTTCGATCTTAAACTCGTCGGCGAGCTCAACCGGCTTGCCAGCGACGGCATCCGTCCCGGGCTCACGATCGTGCTCGACTGCCCGGTCGAGGTCGGACTTAAGCGCACGCGCGCCCGCGCGCGGAGCGACGTGCGCGGCTACGACCGTTTCGAGGGCGAACA harbors:
- a CDS encoding A24 family peptidase is translated as MEQVPSIIGDVAALALGACVGSFAVTVAYRLPRDISIAAPRSFCENCERPIPWWANIPIFSYLASRGRCVMCGAPIRARHPAGELALALAALLLYVNFPLGNAISRFIFVTALLIASLVDYDWRLIPNLITFPGVPVGFALTTLFIPEVGWKNSLIGIAAGGGVLFLTGYVYQLVRGKEGVGLGDVFLLAMVGAFIGWQGVLFTLFFGALLGSFGGLAVGLFGTPTGPPELPPGMRETAAAPPAPAMTGAAGGADRVAASIGAEAPDSAAAENEEHALLATAVPFGPFLSLAAGFYTLLQPQLTSWYLSR
- the tmk gene encoding dTMP kinase, which produces MAAGIFITLEGVEGSGKTTQAAILADELRRRGRRVTLTREPGGTRAGEAIRAIFLDPAISLGVASELLLVLADRAQHVREKLRPALEAGEIVISDRYSDSTTAYQGYGRGFDLKLVGELNRLASDGIRPGLTIVLDCPVEVGLKRTRARARSDVRGYDRFEGEQAEFHRRVREGFATIARAEPDRVTVIDSTRELATVSTEVLIAVERLVGH